One part of the Mesorhizobium sp. M4B.F.Ca.ET.058.02.1.1 genome encodes these proteins:
- a CDS encoding phosphoribosylanthranilate isomerase: MALDIKICGLKTDEAMAAALAGGASHVGFIFFAKSPRYIEPADAGRLREAARGKALAVAVTVDAGDAFLDEIVARMQPDMLQLHGTETPERVAEVKARYGLPVMKALSISEGADLERIKPFVGIADRFLFDAKPPKGSELPGGNGVAFDWHILAGLDAGVDYMLSGGLNAANIGDALRSANPPGIDISSGVESAPGVKEPALIEQFFRAVRAARDDRAA; encoded by the coding sequence ATGGCGCTCGACATCAAGATCTGCGGGTTGAAGACCGACGAGGCAATGGCCGCGGCGCTGGCTGGCGGCGCCAGCCATGTCGGCTTCATCTTTTTCGCCAAGAGCCCTCGCTATATCGAGCCCGCCGACGCTGGCCGTCTGCGCGAGGCGGCGCGCGGCAAGGCCCTGGCGGTTGCCGTGACCGTCGACGCCGGTGATGCGTTCCTGGATGAGATCGTCGCCAGGATGCAGCCTGATATGCTGCAGCTGCATGGCACCGAAACGCCCGAGCGGGTGGCCGAGGTGAAAGCCCGCTATGGCCTGCCGGTGATGAAGGCATTGTCGATCAGCGAAGGGGCCGATCTGGAGCGGATAAAACCGTTCGTCGGCATCGCCGACCGCTTCCTGTTCGACGCCAAGCCGCCGAAAGGTTCCGAATTGCCGGGCGGCAACGGCGTCGCCTTCGACTGGCATATCCTTGCCGGCCTTGACGCCGGCGTCGATTACATGCTTTCCGGTGGGCTCAACGCCGCCAACATCGGCGATGCCCTGAGATCAGCCAATCCGCCCGGTATCGACATTTCGTCGGGGGTGGAGAGCGCCCCGGGCGTCAAGGAACCGGCGCTGATCGAGCAGTTTTTCCGGGCCGTCAGGGCCGCGCGCGACGACCGCGCCGCCTGA
- a CDS encoding folylpolyglutamate synthase/dihydrofolate synthase family protein: protein MTTLAADREIESLMALHPKGFDLSLDRITRLLERLGNPQELIPPAIHIAGTNGKGSCAAFSRALLEAAGHLVHVHTSPHLVNWHERYRLAAEGGGRLVDDQVFAEAIARVAAANEGQKITVFEILTAVTFLLFAEHPAEAAIIEVGLGGRFDATNVIARPAVSVIMPVSMDHEAYLGDRVELIAAEKAGIIKPGCPVVIGAQESETALQVLIDTAERLDCPTFVYGQDFLAFEENGRMVYQDEDGLMDLPPPRLPGRHQFANAAAAIAAIKAAGFEISHRATEKAMGSVAWPGRMQKLTQGRLTELAPKGADIWLDGGHNPGAGLVIAEALAEQEEKHPRPLFLISGMINTKDQSGYFRAFKGLARHVYTVPVSLSDAGVPNDELALRAGEAGLSAEPVSSVASALMLLRDTWDGPPPRILIGGSLYLAGAVLAENGTPPT, encoded by the coding sequence ATGACAACGCTTGCCGCCGACCGCGAAATCGAAAGCCTGATGGCGCTTCACCCGAAGGGCTTCGACCTTTCGCTCGACCGCATCACGCGGCTGCTCGAACGTCTCGGCAATCCGCAGGAGTTGATCCCGCCGGCAATCCACATTGCCGGCACCAACGGCAAGGGTTCCTGCGCCGCCTTCTCGCGGGCGCTGCTCGAAGCGGCCGGTCATCTCGTTCACGTGCACACGTCGCCGCATCTGGTGAACTGGCACGAGCGCTACCGTCTCGCCGCCGAAGGCGGCGGCAGGCTGGTCGATGATCAGGTCTTTGCCGAAGCCATCGCCCGCGTTGCGGCCGCCAATGAAGGCCAGAAGATCACGGTCTTCGAAATCCTCACCGCCGTCACCTTCCTGCTGTTCGCGGAGCATCCGGCCGAAGCCGCAATCATCGAGGTCGGCCTTGGCGGCCGCTTCGACGCCACCAATGTCATCGCCAGGCCGGCGGTGTCGGTGATCATGCCGGTGTCGATGGACCATGAAGCCTATCTCGGCGACCGGGTCGAACTGATCGCCGCCGAGAAGGCCGGCATCATCAAGCCCGGCTGCCCGGTCGTCATCGGCGCGCAGGAAAGCGAGACGGCGCTGCAGGTGCTGATCGACACCGCCGAGCGGCTCGACTGCCCGACCTTCGTCTACGGCCAGGATTTCCTCGCTTTCGAGGAAAATGGGCGCATGGTCTACCAGGACGAGGACGGCCTGATGGACCTGCCGCCGCCGCGCCTGCCCGGACGCCACCAGTTCGCCAACGCGGCAGCGGCGATTGCCGCGATCAAGGCGGCGGGCTTCGAGATCAGCCACCGCGCCACCGAAAAGGCGATGGGCAGCGTCGCCTGGCCCGGTCGCATGCAGAAGCTGACCCAGGGCCGACTGACGGAGCTGGCGCCGAAGGGCGCCGATATCTGGCTCGACGGCGGCCACAATCCCGGCGCCGGCCTTGTTATCGCCGAAGCGCTGGCCGAGCAGGAAGAGAAGCACCCGCGGCCGCTGTTTCTGATCTCCGGCATGATCAACACCAAGGACCAGAGCGGCTATTTCCGGGCCTTCAAGGGCCTCGCCCGGCACGTCTATACGGTGCCGGTGAGCCTCAGCGACGCTGGCGTGCCCAATGACGAGCTGGCGCTGCGCGCCGGCGAGGCCGGCCTGTCAGCCGAGCCCGTCAGTTCAGTTGCCAGCGCGTTGATGCTACTGCGCGATACCTGGGACGGTCCGCCGCCGCGCATCCTGATCGGCGGCTCGCTTTACCTTGCCGGCGCGGTGCTGGCCGAAAATGGCACGCCGCCCACCTGA
- a CDS encoding cupin domain-containing protein, with amino-acid sequence MTGTAKATVFIDNERVIVTEYRFQPGDNTGWHRHGHDYVIVPLMDGKVKLLTKDGESFAEMKKGAPYFRKEGVEHDVISDNDSEYAFIEIELK; translated from the coding sequence ATGACCGGAACAGCCAAGGCCACCGTCTTCATCGACAATGAGCGCGTCATCGTCACCGAATATCGCTTCCAGCCCGGCGACAATACCGGCTGGCACCGTCATGGCCATGACTATGTCATCGTGCCGCTGATGGACGGAAAGGTGAAGCTGCTGACCAAGGACGGCGAATCCTTCGCCGAGATGAAGAAGGGAGCGCCCTATTTCCGCAAGGAAGGCGTCGAGCACGACGTCATCAGCGACAATGACAGCGAGTACGCCTTCATCGAGATCGAACTGAAGTAG
- a CDS encoding VOC family protein, which produces MIKVKQLAHVCIFAHELEATRGFYRDVLGMDTQFNFLRDGKVFGFYLNCGGRSHVEVFQKGEASYSDQNQINHFCLEVEDIDAAIAHIRSKGVEVTSKKHACDDTFQAWIRDPNGVKIELFEYTGKSAQFTGGDRIADW; this is translated from the coding sequence GTGATCAAGGTCAAGCAACTCGCCCACGTCTGCATCTTCGCGCATGAGCTGGAAGCGACGCGAGGCTTCTACCGCGACGTCCTCGGCATGGACACCCAGTTCAATTTCCTGCGCGACGGCAAGGTCTTCGGCTTCTACCTCAATTGCGGCGGCCGCAGCCATGTCGAGGTGTTCCAGAAAGGCGAGGCCAGCTACAGCGACCAGAACCAGATCAACCACTTCTGCCTCGAAGTGGAGGATATCGACGCCGCGATCGCTCATATCAGGTCGAAGGGCGTCGAGGTCACGTCGAAGAAGCATGCCTGCGACGACACCTTTCAGGCCTGGATCCGCGATCCCAACGGCGTGAAGATCGAGCTGTTCGAATACACCGGAAAGAGCGCGCAATTCACCGGCGGCGACCGCATCGCCGACTGGTGA
- a CDS encoding nucleotidyltransferase family protein, translating to MTANPRTAMVLAAGLGKRMRPITDTIPKPLVEIAGKTLLDWGLDSLASAGVDKAVVNVHYLPDQIIAHIADRGAPRIAISDEREMLLDSAGGIVKALPLLGKEPFYIINADTFWIDSGQPSLERLSLAWDAARMDILLMLTDLDSATGHCVGTDFLVAPDGALQRSKGDPAGLIYAGAAIVHPRIFKDAPTGPHSLNAYFDKAITAGRLFGMQMQGRWITVGTPDAIPPAEAAVAGALAKAI from the coding sequence GTGACCGCAAATCCCAGGACCGCAATGGTGCTCGCCGCCGGGCTCGGAAAGCGCATGCGTCCGATCACCGACACGATACCGAAGCCGCTGGTGGAGATCGCCGGCAAGACCTTGCTCGACTGGGGGCTGGACAGCCTTGCAAGTGCCGGTGTCGATAAGGCCGTAGTCAACGTCCACTATCTTCCGGACCAGATCATCGCCCATATCGCCGACCGCGGTGCGCCGAGGATCGCCATTTCCGACGAGCGCGAGATGCTGCTGGACTCGGCCGGCGGCATCGTCAAGGCGCTGCCCCTGCTGGGGAAAGAGCCGTTCTACATCATCAACGCCGACACGTTCTGGATCGACAGCGGCCAGCCCAGCCTCGAGCGTCTTTCCCTTGCATGGGACGCTGCCAGAATGGATATTCTGCTGATGCTTACCGATCTCGATTCCGCCACCGGACATTGCGTCGGCACCGATTTCCTGGTGGCGCCGGACGGCGCCTTGCAGCGCTCGAAAGGCGATCCGGCCGGCCTGATCTATGCCGGGGCCGCGATTGTCCATCCGCGTATCTTCAAGGACGCGCCGACGGGCCCGCATTCGCTCAACGCCTATTTCGACAAGGCGATCACGGCCGGACGGCTGTTCGGCATGCAGATGCAGGGCCGCTGGATCACGGTCGGCACGCCCGACGCCATTCCGCCCGCCGAGGCAGCGGTCGCCGGCGCACTCGCGAAAGCGATATGA
- the trpA gene encoding tryptophan synthase subunit alpha, with product MTTRIDRRMAKLKAEGRPALVTYFMGGDPDYDTSLAIMKALPGAGSDVIELGMPFSDPMADGPAIQAAGLRALKGGQTLVKTLRMASEFRASDNETPIVLMGYYNPIYIYGVERFLTDAKASGIDGLIVVDLPPEMDEELCIPALKAGINFIRLATPTTDDRRLPKVLENTSGFVYYVSMTGITGSALADTAKVAAAVKRIKGHTELPVCVGFGVKTAEQARTIGASADGVVVGTAIVNAVANVLGPKGEKTADPAEAVATLVSGLAQGVRSARLAAAE from the coding sequence ATGACGACCCGCATCGACCGCCGCATGGCCAAGTTGAAAGCCGAGGGCCGCCCGGCGCTCGTCACCTATTTCATGGGCGGCGACCCCGACTACGACACTTCCCTCGCCATCATGAAGGCGCTGCCCGGAGCAGGCAGCGACGTCATCGAGCTCGGCATGCCGTTTTCCGATCCAATGGCCGACGGTCCGGCCATCCAGGCGGCGGGCCTGAGAGCCCTCAAGGGCGGCCAGACGCTGGTCAAGACGCTGAGGATGGCGTCGGAATTCCGCGCGAGCGACAATGAGACGCCGATCGTGCTGATGGGCTACTACAACCCGATCTACATCTACGGCGTCGAGCGCTTCCTCACCGACGCCAAGGCGAGCGGCATCGACGGGCTGATCGTCGTCGACCTGCCGCCGGAAATGGACGAGGAACTCTGCATCCCGGCGCTGAAAGCCGGCATCAACTTCATCCGCCTGGCGACGCCGACCACCGACGACAGGCGCCTGCCCAAGGTGTTGGAGAACACCTCCGGCTTCGTCTATTACGTCTCGATGACCGGCATCACCGGCTCCGCGCTCGCCGACACCGCCAAGGTGGCGGCGGCGGTCAAGCGCATCAAGGGTCACACCGAGCTGCCGGTCTGCGTCGGCTTCGGCGTCAAGACCGCCGAGCAGGCGCGCACCATCGGCGCCTCGGCCGACGGCGTCGTCGTCGGCACCGCCATCGTCAACGCGGTCGCCAACGTGCTGGGGCCGAAGGGCGAAAAGACCGCCGATCCGGCCGAGGCGGTGGCTACTTTGGTCAGCGGCCTTGCCCAGGGCGTCCGCTCGGCCCGCCTTGCCGCCGCCGAATAG
- the accD gene encoding acetyl-CoA carboxylase, carboxyltransferase subunit beta: protein MNWITNYVRPKINSMLGRRTDMPENLWIKDPETGEMVFHKDLESNQFVIPSSGHHMKISAKERLKYFFDDGKYETLENPKVVQDPLKFRDEKRYTDRLKDAKAKTGLEDAIVNALGSIEGLPVVVTVQDFAFMGGSLGMAAGDAIVHAFEVALQRRRPLILFAASGGARMQEGILSLMQLPRTTVGVDRLKEAGLPYIVVLTNPTTGGVTASYAMLGDVHIAEPGALIGFAGPRVIEQTIREKLPDGFQRSEYLMEHGMVDMVVSRLEMRQTIARLLKMLLKMPQADKPLEPEILPPALAQPEARPQA from the coding sequence ATGAACTGGATCACCAATTACGTTCGCCCGAAGATCAATTCGATGCTCGGCCGGCGCACCGACATGCCCGAGAATCTCTGGATCAAGGATCCCGAGACCGGCGAGATGGTGTTCCATAAGGATCTCGAATCCAACCAGTTCGTCATCCCGTCCTCCGGCCATCACATGAAGATCTCGGCCAAGGAGCGGCTGAAGTATTTCTTCGACGACGGCAAATACGAGACGCTGGAAAATCCCAAGGTCGTGCAGGACCCGCTGAAATTCCGCGACGAGAAGCGCTACACCGACCGGCTGAAGGACGCCAAGGCCAAGACCGGGCTGGAGGATGCGATCGTCAATGCGCTGGGCAGCATCGAAGGCCTGCCGGTGGTGGTGACCGTGCAGGACTTCGCCTTCATGGGCGGCTCGCTCGGCATGGCCGCCGGCGACGCCATCGTCCATGCGTTCGAGGTTGCCCTGCAGCGCAGGCGGCCGCTGATCCTGTTCGCGGCCTCCGGCGGCGCCCGCATGCAGGAAGGCATCCTTTCACTGATGCAATTGCCGCGCACCACGGTCGGCGTCGACCGACTGAAGGAAGCCGGCCTGCCCTATATCGTCGTGCTGACCAACCCGACGACCGGCGGCGTCACCGCCTCCTATGCCATGCTGGGCGACGTCCACATCGCCGAGCCCGGTGCGCTGATCGGCTTCGCCGGGCCGCGCGTCATCGAGCAGACCATCCGCGAAAAACTGCCCGACGGCTTCCAGCGCTCCGAATATCTGATGGAGCACGGCATGGTCGACATGGTGGTGTCGAGGCTGGAGATGCGCCAGACCATCGCGCGGCTTCTGAAGATGCTGCTCAAGATGCCGCAGGCAGACAAGCCGCTCGAGCCCGAGATCCTGCCGCCGGCGCTCGCCCAGCCGGAAGCGCGACCGCAGGCGTGA
- the trxA gene encoding thioredoxin: MTTVKVDKSNFQADVLNAKEPVVVDFWAEWCGPCKMIAPALEDIAKELGSKVKIAKLNIDENPELAAQFGVRSIPTLMIFKGGEVADMKVGAAPKTALSHWINGSLA, translated from the coding sequence ATGACCACCGTCAAGGTCGACAAGAGCAATTTCCAGGCCGATGTGCTCAACGCCAAGGAGCCGGTCGTGGTGGATTTCTGGGCCGAATGGTGCGGCCCCTGCAAGATGATCGCTCCGGCGCTGGAAGACATCGCCAAGGAGCTTGGCTCGAAGGTGAAGATCGCCAAGCTCAATATCGACGAGAATCCCGAGCTTGCCGCGCAGTTCGGCGTGCGCTCGATCCCGACGCTGATGATCTTCAAGGGCGGCGAAGTGGCCGACATGAAGGTGGGCGCGGCGCCGAAGACCGCGCTGTCGCACTGGATCAACGGCAGCCTCGCGTGA
- the trpB gene encoding tryptophan synthase subunit beta, producing the protein MNKPAMPNSFRTGPDEQGMFGIFGGRFVAETLMPLILDLERHWNEAKNDPEFKAELTALSTYYAGRPSKLYFAEGLTKHLGGAKVYFKREDLNHTGSHKINNCLGQILLAKRMGKKRIIAETGAGQHGVASATVAARFGYPCVVYMGATDVARQSPNVFRMKLLGAEVRPVTAGHGTLKDAMNEALRDWVTNVEDTYYLIGTAAGPHPYPELVRDFQSVIGTEARAQILEQEGRLPDTIIAAVGGGSNAIGLFHPFLDDKDVRIIGIEAGGRGLDGVEHCASMNAGAPGVLHGNRTYLLQNSDGQIMDGHSISAGLDYPGVGPEHSWLRDSGRVEYVPILDDEALEAFQLTTRVEGIIPALESAHAIAHAMKIVPAMDKDQIVIVNLSGRGDKDVHTVANMLGMEI; encoded by the coding sequence ATGAACAAGCCGGCTATGCCCAATTCCTTCCGCACCGGGCCCGACGAGCAGGGCATGTTCGGCATCTTCGGCGGCCGCTTCGTCGCTGAGACGCTGATGCCGCTGATCCTCGACCTCGAACGACACTGGAACGAGGCCAAGAATGATCCGGAGTTCAAGGCCGAGCTAACCGCCCTGTCGACCTACTATGCCGGGCGGCCGTCAAAGCTCTATTTCGCCGAAGGCCTCACGAAACATCTCGGCGGCGCCAAGGTCTATTTCAAGCGCGAGGATTTGAACCACACCGGCTCGCACAAGATCAACAATTGCCTCGGCCAGATCCTGCTTGCCAAGCGCATGGGCAAGAAGCGCATCATTGCCGAGACTGGCGCCGGCCAGCATGGCGTTGCCTCCGCCACAGTCGCGGCGCGCTTCGGCTATCCGTGCGTCGTCTACATGGGCGCCACCGACGTCGCCCGCCAGAGCCCCAACGTCTTTCGCATGAAGCTGCTCGGCGCCGAGGTGCGGCCGGTCACCGCCGGCCACGGCACGCTGAAGGACGCCATGAATGAGGCGCTGCGTGATTGGGTGACCAATGTCGAGGACACCTATTACCTGATCGGCACCGCGGCCGGCCCGCATCCCTATCCGGAGCTGGTGCGCGACTTCCAGTCCGTGATCGGCACGGAAGCCCGCGCCCAGATCCTTGAACAGGAAGGCCGGCTGCCCGACACGATCATCGCCGCCGTCGGCGGTGGCTCCAACGCCATCGGCCTGTTCCACCCTTTCCTCGACGACAAGGACGTCCGCATCATCGGCATCGAGGCCGGCGGGCGCGGCCTCGACGGCGTCGAGCATTGCGCCTCGATGAACGCCGGCGCGCCCGGCGTGCTGCATGGCAACCGCACCTATCTTCTGCAAAATTCGGATGGCCAGATCATGGACGGCCATTCGATCTCGGCCGGTCTCGACTATCCGGGCGTCGGGCCGGAGCATTCCTGGCTGCGCGACTCTGGCCGCGTCGAATATGTGCCGATCCTCGACGACGAGGCGTTGGAAGCCTTCCAACTGACGACGCGCGTCGAAGGCATCATCCCGGCGTTGGAATCGGCCCATGCCATCGCCCATGCGATGAAGATTGTGCCGGCCATGGACAAGGACCAGATCGTCATCGTCAACCTGTCCGGCCGCGGCGACAAGGACGTGCACACGGTGGCCAACATGCTGGGCATGGAGATCTGA
- the addA gene encoding double-strand break repair helicase AddA, whose amino-acid sequence MKKAYPIPSDTAASQARASDPLNSAWVSANAGSGKTHVLAQRVIRLLLSGTDPSKILCLTYTRAAAANMSNRVFSTLSEWTSLGDAELASRIVALDGRGADAGTMRRARRLFAEALETPGGLKIQTIHAFCESVLHQFPLEANIPAHFEMLDTQMEASLFGDARRDMISGASAGAEGLAEAFALVLERGGEAGLDALLAEIVNKRDGLRAFIAGLGDDFRSLLAEFRFRPGLTAEDIASSLWPLPGFLPDYFAGFARAAEAADARMVLNNILPYARLAFAEADQIRRLELLGKAFLKADGAAYEPAKAFKKVLLDRLPDLPERYIEAARAILEVSDRLALFRMLEGTAAALTVARWLIARYEHLKRSRGFLDFNDLITRTVALLSRPDAGAWVQFKLDQGIDHILLDEAQDTSPDQWEAVKKLTEEFFAGLGQREAVHRTMFAVGDEKQSIYSFQGAAPDSFAESRQLFAGRVRDAGFSFADLKLTWSFRSSDDVLAAVDRVFADPGIRRGISHDPDALSHKAIRTDAPGYVEVWPSIGAEMVDEPDDWTQAVDHAHAPAVRVAENVATTIAGWIGNGEIIEGRGKRLGPGDVLVLVRKRDSFVHALTRALKRRDIPVAGADRLSLPGHIAVKDLIALGHFLIQPQDDLSLAAVLRSPVFDVSEERLFSLANGRPSGQSLVASLRQQAGEDPALAPVVAQLDAWANEAAFKPLFEFYAAALARDGLRKKMIARLGPEAGDIIDEFLSFCLAEERTGLPGLEAFLATLESSGPEIKREMDQTRDEVRVMTVHAAKGLEAPVVFLVDGGSAPFSDQHLPRLMPFQGSGQHFDGKGYLWRSAGDVANGFSKAAAAHARELADDEYRRLLYVGMTRAEDRLVVCGYHGKRAPSTGTWHSIVSRALLGAPESMERRHPAAAEVVVHRFHMTKLPPVALAAAEAESPIEHVVPLPESLFRPLPPYEELPRPLSPSGASALIDEAKETVTDTRSPVLDAEAEPGFAVLRGLALHKLLQMLPSIAEGGRKDAAERYLARAGAAWSEAERVKALNAVLAILADPLFAPLFSPASRAEIAVMGSLEVKGKLRSISGKIDRLAVSEHSVSIVDYKTNRPAPTTLEEVPPAYVLQLALYRALLQPLYPGRDVQAALLFTEAPRLIELPASAMDDALARLTGA is encoded by the coding sequence ATGAAGAAGGCCTACCCGATCCCGAGCGATACCGCCGCCAGCCAGGCGCGCGCTTCCGACCCGCTGAATTCGGCCTGGGTCTCTGCCAATGCGGGGTCCGGCAAGACGCATGTGCTGGCGCAGCGCGTCATCCGGCTGCTGCTCAGCGGCACCGACCCGTCGAAGATCCTTTGCCTGACCTACACGCGCGCCGCCGCCGCCAACATGTCGAACCGGGTGTTCTCGACGCTGTCGGAATGGACGTCGCTGGGCGATGCCGAGTTGGCGAGCCGGATCGTGGCGCTGGATGGCCGTGGCGCCGATGCCGGCACGATGCGCCGCGCGCGCCGGTTGTTCGCCGAGGCGCTGGAGACGCCGGGCGGGCTGAAGATCCAGACCATCCACGCCTTCTGCGAGTCGGTGCTGCACCAGTTCCCGCTGGAAGCCAACATTCCCGCGCATTTCGAGATGCTCGACACGCAGATGGAAGCGTCGCTGTTCGGCGATGCCCGCCGCGACATGATCTCGGGCGCCAGCGCCGGCGCCGAAGGACTGGCCGAGGCCTTCGCCCTGGTGCTGGAGCGCGGCGGCGAGGCCGGTCTCGACGCGCTGCTGGCCGAGATCGTGAACAAACGCGACGGGCTGCGCGCCTTCATCGCGGGGCTGGGCGACGACTTCCGGTCGCTGCTCGCCGAATTCCGCTTCAGGCCCGGCCTGACGGCAGAGGACATCGCCTCTTCGCTCTGGCCATTGCCCGGTTTCCTGCCAGACTATTTCGCCGGCTTCGCGCGTGCCGCCGAAGCAGCCGATGCGCGCATGGTGCTGAACAACATCCTGCCTTATGCAAGGCTGGCCTTTGCCGAAGCCGATCAGATCCGCAGGCTGGAGCTGCTCGGCAAGGCTTTCCTGAAGGCCGATGGCGCCGCCTACGAGCCGGCAAAAGCCTTCAAAAAAGTGCTGCTCGACCGGCTGCCGGACCTACCGGAGCGCTACATCGAGGCTGCCAGGGCAATCCTGGAAGTGTCGGACCGGCTGGCGCTGTTCAGGATGCTCGAAGGCACCGCGGCGGCGCTGACGGTCGCCCGCTGGCTGATTGCACGCTATGAGCATCTGAAACGGAGCCGCGGCTTTCTCGACTTCAACGACCTGATCACCCGCACCGTCGCCCTTTTGTCGCGCCCCGATGCCGGTGCGTGGGTGCAGTTCAAGCTCGACCAGGGCATCGACCACATCCTGCTCGACGAGGCGCAGGACACCAGTCCAGACCAATGGGAGGCGGTGAAGAAGCTGACGGAAGAGTTCTTTGCCGGGCTAGGACAGCGTGAAGCCGTCCATCGCACGATGTTTGCCGTCGGCGACGAGAAGCAGTCGATCTATTCCTTCCAGGGTGCCGCGCCCGATTCCTTTGCCGAGAGCAGGCAACTATTTGCCGGACGCGTGCGCGACGCAGGATTCTCCTTCGCCGATCTCAAGCTGACCTGGTCGTTCCGCTCCAGCGACGACGTGCTGGCCGCCGTCGACCGTGTCTTTGCCGATCCCGGAATCAGGCGCGGGATCAGCCATGACCCTGATGCGCTGAGCCACAAGGCGATCCGAACCGATGCGCCGGGCTATGTCGAGGTCTGGCCGTCGATCGGCGCGGAAATGGTCGACGAGCCGGACGACTGGACCCAGGCCGTCGACCATGCCCATGCGCCAGCTGTGCGCGTTGCCGAGAATGTTGCGACCACCATTGCCGGTTGGATCGGCAACGGTGAAATCATCGAAGGCCGCGGCAAGCGGTTGGGGCCTGGCGACGTGCTCGTGCTGGTGCGCAAGCGCGACAGCTTCGTGCATGCATTGACCCGCGCCTTGAAACGCCGCGACATTCCGGTCGCCGGCGCCGACCGGCTGAGCCTACCCGGCCACATTGCGGTGAAGGACCTGATCGCGCTCGGCCATTTCCTCATCCAGCCGCAGGACGACCTATCGCTGGCGGCCGTGCTTCGCAGCCCTGTCTTCGACGTGTCCGAGGAGCGGCTCTTTTCGCTGGCTAACGGACGCCCTTCCGGCCAATCGCTGGTCGCCTCACTGAGGCAGCAGGCCGGAGAGGATCCGGCGCTGGCCCCGGTGGTGGCGCAACTCGACGCCTGGGCGAACGAGGCGGCGTTCAAGCCGCTGTTCGAATTCTATGCCGCCGCACTCGCCCGCGACGGCCTGCGCAAGAAGATGATCGCCCGGCTCGGACCGGAAGCCGGCGATATCATCGACGAATTCCTGAGCTTCTGCCTGGCCGAGGAGCGCACCGGCCTGCCGGGACTGGAGGCCTTCCTGGCGACGCTGGAAAGCAGCGGACCCGAGATCAAGCGCGAGATGGACCAGACCCGCGACGAGGTCCGCGTCATGACCGTGCACGCCGCCAAGGGCCTGGAGGCGCCGGTCGTCTTCCTGGTCGATGGCGGCTCGGCGCCGTTCAGCGACCAGCATTTGCCGCGCCTGATGCCGTTCCAGGGCTCGGGCCAGCATTTCGACGGCAAGGGTTATCTCTGGCGCTCGGCCGGCGACGTCGCCAACGGCTTTTCGAAGGCCGCCGCCGCGCATGCCCGCGAACTCGCCGACGACGAATACCGCCGACTGCTCTATGTCGGCATGACGCGCGCCGAGGACCGGCTGGTCGTCTGCGGATACCATGGCAAGCGGGCGCCGAGCACCGGCACCTGGCATTCGATCGTCAGCCGGGCGCTGCTCGGCGCGCCGGAAAGCATGGAGCGCCGCCACCCGGCGGCGGCGGAGGTCGTCGTGCACCGCTTCCATATGACCAAATTGCCGCCGGTGGCGTTGGCGGCGGCCGAGGCGGAGAGCCCGATCGAGCATGTCGTGCCACTGCCGGAAAGCCTGTTCCGCCCGTTGCCCCCGTATGAGGAGCTGCCACGGCCGCTGTCGCCCTCCGGCGCCTCGGCGCTGATCGACGAGGCGAAGGAGACGGTGACCGACACGCGCTCGCCGGTGCTGGACGCCGAGGCCGAGCCAGGCTTCGCCGTCCTGCGCGGGCTGGCGCTGCACAAATTGCTGCAGATGTTGCCTTCGATCGCCGAAGGCGGGCGCAAGGACGCCGCCGAGCGCTATCTGGCGCGCGCCGGCGCGGCATGGTCGGAAGCCGAGCGCGTGAAAGCGTTGAACGCGGTGCTTGCGATCCTCGCCGATCCCCTATTCGCCCCCCTGTTCTCGCCCGCATCCCGCGCCGAAATCGCGGTGATGGGCAGCCTCGAGGTGAAGGGAAAGCTGCGCTCGATCTCCGGCAAGATCGACCGGCTGGCGGTCTCTGAGCACAGCGTGTCGATCGTCGACTACAAGACCAACCGGCCGGCGCCGACGACGCTGGAGGAGGTGCCGCCGGCCTATGTGCTGCAGCTTGCGCTCTACCGCGCGCTGCTGCAGCCGCTCTATCCCGGCCGCGATGTCCAGGCCGCGCTGCTGTTCACCGAAGCGCCAAGGCTGATCGAACTGCCGGCCAGCGCGATGGATGATGCCCTTGCCCGACTCACGGGAGCGTGA